In Zalophus californianus isolate mZalCal1 chromosome 16, mZalCal1.pri.v2, whole genome shotgun sequence, the sequence GAAGGGAGAGGCTGAGTCCTACATGGTCATTAGCTCCGAGACTTGGTGTAGCTTTCTTAATTTTGTGAGTCTTGTTTACAAGTGAAATGCGGATAATAACAGCATTGCTGTCCCAGGATTATTAGATAGTTCAGTGTCTTCTGCAGGGGAGATGCTTAGCATAGTACATGACACAACACTCTGTGAATATACATGGTTGTTAATGCTGTTTACCTTTTTGCCCTGATCATCCCTAtgggaacatttttctttcttatctggTAATTAAGTCAGGTAAATCACAGACCCTCTGGGTTTTTTTAACTCACTGTCAGACAGCAACTGTTTTGCTCTGCTTTGTAAAAACATAATAtactctattttttgaaagaaaattcagGATTCTGCCCCCTTAGAGAGGTTTGTGGGTTTTTAATAGTTCTGTGTTTGTATATGTGGAAAAAACTGATTCTTTGTCATTTGTGTTTTAGGTCTACGTCAACAGTGAATGGGCAACCAGtgttggggaaggagggagcttTGGGGAACTTGCTTTGATCTATGGGACACCTAGAGCAGCCACTGTCAAGGCAAAGACGAATGTGAAATTGTGGGGTATTGACCGAGACAGCTATAGAAGAATCCTCATGGTGAGACAGCATGGCTTTTGGAGTGCAATTTTGAATTTCGGTCTGTGTAACTGATGTTTGAGTAATATCACCAGATCTTGTAGAACAAACATGTGGCCAGAGAAAGCATGGGAAAcaaatgtggtgtgtatgtaaTTGTTAGTTCATGTTTGGAAGTCTGTCCATTTGCTGATCATTACTTACTTTATCTTTACACTTGAGGTAGCTTGATAAATGCTACTCGTAAGTGCATTAAGTGACTTAAAGCCATTCAGGAGTAATCCACTTCTCTAAACTGCGAGTGGGTTATCAGTAGTGCAAATGTCCCCTTTCActgaaggaataaacaaaataataaaaccgTTGGAACGTTCTGCTGATATAGTCAGACTTTTTGAGAACTTTGTGACAGATTTATAGAGTAGCTTTAGATGATTAAGTGCCAGCTAATGGCATTCGTCATCTTGAATGATTTCCTTAAATTTGTGCAGTGCCTATGTGGCTATTTGACAATATACAGTTGGATGTACtttgaatattttctgtatttggaGAATGTGTATGTATAGataagtatatatgtgtgtgtaaggATATTGTAGAGGACTGTGtttccctctggccttcccccagATATATTTAACAAACTTTACAGATAAGACAGCTTGGTTAGGTTTGGGGCTATGGCAGTGTTTTTGGTGGGAGGTCTAGAAGTGGTAGcagctttatttccttccttctatggAGAATTGGGGTTGTGGGGAAGAACCCTGGGCTGGAAATATATTCAGCTATAGTCACACATGTAacttggctgtttttttttttttttgagaactgagtatttatataacatttcacTTATTGGTGGTATTAGGCACCTTCTTTGCTGTATGCCTGGTGTtatacttctttgtttttttttgaggaggggtgggaaggggaagggagaggcagagagagaagcccaagcaggctccatgcccagcacacagagcctgacctgggcttGTTCTCACAaccccaacatcatgacctgaaccaaaatcaggagttggactcTTAAGTGAGACACCCAGGTCCCCCAGCTTGGTGTTACTTTTAAGAATGAGTTACACAGCTTTTTATTGAGCTGAACCAGAGGGTTTACCGTCGCCGacctgaagaaaaataatcatgtatcaagaagcagcagcaagcgtggacttttttttgtttacttaacACTTAGTATTTATTATTCCGCAGCATTATGTGATAATTACACATTTTtgagatgacttttatttttttcatttatagggAAGCACTCTGAGAAAGCGGAAGATGTATGAGGAGTTTCTTAGTAAAGTCTCTATTTTAGGTGAGTTTGGGAAGATCGCACAGAGAATCATTAGATTGAAGTGTTGGTGATGGTTAAGGAAAACCTGTTGCATTTCATAAATACTGCTCTGGTTATTAACTcgcttttttttttgctaatagtGATGAAAAACATGTGGGATACAAAGTTGAAGTTTGACTAAGTTAGAAGTAATTTTACAGTGTATTTAATTTGCTAGTATGTGACAAACCTCTTAACTAGAAATGGTGGACCTGAGAAAAGCTTCCTGGAACTATGTGTTCCTCATTCCTCTGGGGGAGACAGAAAGGCTGAAAGTGTCCTCCTTTGACAGTGGACATTGGTAGTCATCCCCCTGAGATGTCTGTCTCCGTTGCTCCGTTTGGTGAGTTTATTGGTTCAGGACAGTGAGTGTTGCCAAGAATACCTTTTCTCTGTAGAAAGAGTAGGTGTTATTTTCTGGCTTTCTCTGAAAAAGTGCTAGAAGTTTGGTGAAGTTTAGAGTAAAGCAGGTTAACTTGAGATAGTtgtctgtattttgttttgtggCCTTACAATATTGTTACAACCTGTTCTTCCCTGGGAGGGGGTGTGTGGTGATTCTTAAGTAATAGTCTTCTGCCATCGTTAGAGCGAATGGactttttcccttatttttcctttctctgaaaggATTACATTTACTTAGTGACTTGGGTTTCAGTTTGGCCTTTGGGAACTAATATTACTGTCTGGTTCTCCTTGTTGGTTTCGTAAATAAATTCAACTTAGGATTTAAACAGATAAGTTATTTCTATGAACCTTTGGAATAGTACGGTTGCTAACACTATGACTTTTGGGTCTTGTAGGTTTGATTTGCATTGCTGGTGTTCATTAGGAAACTTAATGGTTACATTTTTTTACTCCTTTACCATTGAGTGCAGTTGATATAAATTAACGTGGCCACTGGACTACTGAAGTAAGGATCTAAGGGTTATCTGTAAATAATAGGAGGATCTTGCTGAGATTTGAGGTAATTGAAGAGGGGTGCCATGTTTAATCTGTAACACTAGAATattgaatgggcatggctgtttGATTctctttatagttttgttttgacATTTTTAGCATTGACAGTTAATGGAGAGAAATTCTTTTGATTCTTGCCTTTCAGAATCTCTGGACAAGTGGGAACGTCTCACGGTAGCTGATGCATTGGAACCCGTTCAGTTTGAAGATGGGCAGAAGATTGTGGTGCAGGGAGAGCCAGGGGACGAGTTCTTCATTATTTTAGAGGTAAAGGCATCTGTGTTTGATGCTATTAAAAAATTGTATAGCGTAAGAGAAAAAAGGGCCTAATTCTGATttatagtttggttttttttttttttaagaatacctgacagttttatttaaaaattatctttcactTTGAAATGGTGCCGTTTGGTTTTCTGCCAGgtcaccacattttatttattttttaattttttaaaagattttatttattcttttgagagagtgagagagagagagagagaacgagcaggggggaggggcggagggagagggagaagcagactcgggagcccgatgtggggctccatcccaggaccctgggatcatgacctcagccgaaggcagacgcttaacgactgagccacccaggcgcccaggtcaCCACATTTTAAATGAGTTTGTGTTAGAATTCTGGAAGGGCTATTCATGAAGTAATAGCCAAATTCTGGCCTACTCAGTCCTTATGCAAGCCAAATGAAACTCAATCATTTAGCATTAACTGTTAATGGTTCTGTACCATTCTTGTTAAAATCATATGTCTGGACTATTGGCAAACAAGGATTAAAAGCAAGTACTAAATTCTAACTGTtactatgtttgtttgtttttatatttgccaAATTTTAGTTTCTGAAACAAGGTTttctgtaatcttttttttttaacatatgatgtattatttatgTCAGaaatacaggtctgtgattcatcagtcttacacaattcacaaccctcaccatagcacataccctccccaatgtctctcacccagccaccccgtccctcccatcccgcaccactccagcaaccctcagtttgtttctgagattaagaattcctcatatcagtgaggtcatatgatacatgtctttctctgattgacttacctTGCTCAGCACAATACCAttactgtgttttatattttcacaatTCATGGAAATGTAGAACATACTCTTGCCTGCCAAGCAGAGCCAAAGAGCAGATTTTCTATGAAAGTGGCTCAGTAGATGCTAATTGGATAATTCAGAAGTCGAGGGACTCTTTCTCTGAAGGGCCAGTTGGTAAGTCGTCGAGGCTTTTGTGAACCATAGGGTTTCTGTTGCAAAGACTCAGCTCTTGCCATAGTGCAAAAGTGACATAGACAGtgtataaatgaatgggtgtgttGTTCCcgtaatgttttatttataaaaaccgACTGAGCTTGGGTCTGGCCCTCTGGCTGCAGTTTGCTAACCTGAGTGTGAGCTCTCTGGGTTCCTCAGTGTGATGAGGCGGCCCTCCCAGCGGGGGCTGCTGGGTAGATGGGGTTTGATTCTCATGCTGGGACTCTTCTCAGTCACCTTTTATATGGACGGGAGGATTGAAATCACTgctaaagccttttttttttaaacaaagtaatcAAAATTGTGTTGGATGTTTAAAATGTCACCCTGCATTTGAAAGTATTTGTTCTGCCGTTTGGTGATTTTATTATAGGGTTCAGCTGCTGTGCTACAGCGTCGGTCAGAAAATGAAGAGTTTGTCGAAGTGGGAAGACTGGGGCCTTCTGATTATTTTGGTATGTGGATTTCCTTGAAATAAGCTTAAGTCGCCTTTCATTGAGATAGcatagtttttcttaattttgtctttctcccgacgtttattttttaattgtctttttggCTCTCAGAGAGTGTGAGATTTTGGAGTGCCTGCCTTTACTCTGTGAATAATCAAGTTACTGGTtgttttctgtcagtttttttttttttttaaatgcccatcTGTGGCCTGTCCTAAGTTATTGAGTTATTTAAGACAAATAAATCTTGTTTTCTCATTGCTGTCAGAAGTGCGCCCCCGTGCATGTGTTTCCCATCGATGCTCACCCCCCTCTCGtgtgtcctcccctccccaggtgaAATCGCACTCCTGATGAACCGCCCTCGTGCCGCCACGGTGGTGGCTCGTGGCCCTCTGAAGTGCGTGAAGCTGGACCGGCCCAGATTCGAACGTGTTCTCGGCCCGTGCTCAGATATCCTCAAACGGAACATCCAGCAGTACAACAGTTTTGTGTCACTGTCCGTCTGAGATCTGCCTCCTGTgcctcccttttctcctccccccaGTCTGGGCTTCATCCCTGCAGactgctttctcttcctgttcGCAGCGCCACGTGGCCGCTGGTACCGCAGCTTCTCGTCTGTTTATATTAAAAGTTGCTTTTACTGCACCGTTTTTAATTTGGAGCATTGACCGAATGCTCATACAcagttaaaataaatagaaagagtTCTGTGGAGACTTTGCTGTTACTGCTTCTCTCTGTGCAGTGTTAGTGTTCAACCTAGGCGGTGCGTGCCCTGCTTCCTGGTGAGGGCGCAGCCCTGCACCACGTGAATTACCGTAGAGTAACGGTGTAACAGtgcaagatttgtttttttaagtgacatAATTTTCCAGTTATCATAAGCATATTTTAGACTGTGGCCATATATGCTGTGTTTCTTTATAGAATAAATGATTTCTCATTAAGCTctgaaaattaggaaaaacagATCTAGAAAAATCTTAGTATAGTAGAAAGACATCTGCCTGTGTTTAAACTAGTTTAAGGGTGGAAAAGTGCCCATTTTTGCTAGTTCTTGGATGGATAATGATCtgttgagttgtttttttttttttttttttccctcttaaccAGAATTTTTGTCAAGCTCATCTGCCTGGTTTTGTTTGGATCTTGTTTAGTAGTGTTTCCTCCAATTCTGAAATGTGGGGGTGTGGCTACCTGTGCCTGCCTTTGGAGTTCGAAACCAAATCATAGACTGCAAATACTGAGTTATGATTTAACTACATCTGCCTCAGCTCAAAAATTCTGATTAGACCTTTATTTATCCAGCTAGTGCCAAATACTGATCACCAGATGCTGAATTGGGAATTAGAATTTGAGGTCTACACTCTTGGTAGTTCACTTAGAGCTTTTGGCTAAATGTACGGTGTCCTTCACTTGGCTCCAGGATTCTCTCCTGTGCTCAAACGCTGCCTGCAGGAGGTTGGGTTTGCTGGAACAGACGTCCCCAATAGGAGAGTAGAGGTGATGGTGGTAAAGGAGAGATACCAGGGGGACAAAGCTCAGTGTTGGGGACTCTGTCCCACTAACTTCACTGGGACATAAGATTAGGGAAGAAGTGTTTTACTTTGGTTTcacctttttcccttctttttacgTCAACTAGAATTTgcgggggggggctgggggtggggtcgGGTGTGTCTTTGCTGTTTCAGTGGTCTAAAAGGCTGTCCTGCTGAAAAGGTCTGCTTTTCTGTTTAGCATTTATTTTCTCTGGCaaacttttttggtttttttaaagtaaacttgtGTTTTGAGTCTTAattgtttttcagtattttccagCCTTATCATCCTTCTGTGTTACATTATTCCATGTGCACCAATGATACCCAACAGTTTATTTGtattatgtttgattttttttttaaacaaaatttcacAGTTCTGTAATGTTAggcacttttattttcattgtgatttatatataatgtagGGTTCTATTTGGGAGTGACTGCAAGCATTTTTCCATCTGTGTGCAACTGGGTCTGATTATTAATCCCCTCTCCTACCCTTTCCCGGGTAATTTAAATTGGTCATGGTAGATTTGTGTCATAGATTTGAACAGTTTTTAGGTTTTACTAAGTTTGGAGTTTAGATCTGGGAAAGGggttttctttacatttcagtGTGAGATAGAAAGCCACcttattacaaatttttttatttttcaaaataatctatATTAAATGAGGGTTTTCTGATCTGTACTTTGTGTTTAGCTacctttttctatttaaaaaattaaaaataaaaagttatgttCTTATTAGCTTAAAGCTTGATTTGATCTTTGTTTAAATGCCAAAACTGTacttaaatgaattatttagaatGCCACAAATTTGCAcagttttcatatatgtatataatcacGTTCATGTATATTTAGATACATATAACGCTTTCTAAATGAGTTTTGCTCTTAAATCATTTGGCTTGCTGTTTACTCCcttttgtagtttttaatctAAGGAATTTTAagtctcaatttaaaaattatcacatTTAAAAGCTTTCTCTTTGTGCAATCTGAGTATATGTGAGAAATCACAATTGGCATAATTTGTCTTAGTGGATATTCAGGGCTTTGGAAGTCATTATTTCTGGGCTTGGTAAGTGAATTTAAGAGACCTACTGCTCTAGAAAGTGTAGACGGCCAAAGGACCATTTTGTATCGTTTCCTGGTTACTAGTCTAATTATACTGTGTGTGCTAATATTACTCTATTCTTTTTGTTATAGATTGTCTTAACAGTAGGTcaagtaataaaaaaagattaaataatttaaatcctTAAGTGAATcagtttttcttccccttctcctgtccttgtcttcttccctctctcccccaggaaCTTTTAATCTGGTGGGCAAGAATGAAAATCAAGAGTGAATTATGGGATTAGTGTTTTGAAAGAATAAtgtttgttttcagtgtttccaATCCATTCCAGAGAATGAATCTCAAATCCTTACTTGAAGCATGATTGAGTTGAAGCAGATCTGTTTACTGAGTAGTGGAAGGAAAAGATTCAATCAAAAGCCAAGAGTTCCTTTTTATTCAAGACGGACTGGTTCTCTGGTCTTGGAACTTTCCCAGACTTCATGGGAAATGTCGCTCTGGATCAGCATACTCTCTGGTTTAAATTTAATACATGCCTTTGGGTATTTAGGTATGCttacttatgtatattttacattcatAAAGGCTTATTTCTGATATTCTTCAGATTTCTGAGATGATTAAGTTGTACTCATTAGTTTATTGGTATTAATTCCTTCATATCCAGTGAAGTTGGAGATGTGTcgtattctattatttttttctttaaattttttgttatgttaatcaccatacattacatcattagtttttgatgtagtgttccatgattcattgtttgtgcataacacccagtgctccacgcagaacgtgccctccttaatacccatcaccaggctaacccatccccctacccccctcccctctagaaccctcagtttgtttttcagagtccatcgtctctcatggttcgtctccccctccgacttactccccttcattcttcccctcctgctatcttcttcttcttcttcttttttccttaacatatattgcattatttgtttcagaagtacagatctgtgattcaacagtcttgcacaattcacagcgctcactgtagcacgtaccctccccaatgtctatcacccagccaccccatccctcccaccccccaccactccagcaaccctcagtttgtttcctgagattaagaattcctcctgtcagtgaggtcatatgatacatgtctttctctgacttacttcgaGATATGTCGTATTCTAGAACATTCTTTAATTTGTGCTGCTTTGGAACAGATGCACTTTGTCCGGATTCAGTAGCCCCTTCCCTCA encodes:
- the PRKAR1A gene encoding cAMP-dependent protein kinase type I-alpha regulatory subunit is translated as MASGSTASSEEERSLRECELYVQKHNIQALLKDSIVQLCTARPERPMAFLREYFERLEKEEAKQIQNLQKASSRADSREDEISPPPPNPVVKGRRRRGAISAEVYTEEDAASYVRKVIPKDYKTMAALAKAIEKNVLFSHLDDNERSDIFDAMFPVSFIAGETVIQQGDEGDNFYVIDQGEMDVYVNSEWATSVGEGGSFGELALIYGTPRAATVKAKTNVKLWGIDRDSYRRILMGSTLRKRKMYEEFLSKVSILESLDKWERLTVADALEPVQFEDGQKIVVQGEPGDEFFIILEGSAAVLQRRSENEEFVEVGRLGPSDYFGEIALLMNRPRAATVVARGPLKCVKLDRPRFERVLGPCSDILKRNIQQYNSFVSLSV